The Chiloscyllium plagiosum isolate BGI_BamShark_2017 unplaced genomic scaffold, ASM401019v2 scaf_9448, whole genome shotgun sequence genome contains a region encoding:
- the LOC122547417 gene encoding ubiquitin carboxyl-terminal hydrolase 40-like, giving the protein MRPFCEQDNLPDSEYEYDLFSVIIHKGGCYGGHYHAYIKDIDQLGTWFCLDEQMTVVNLPKDSTNQDHLLELGDPVEILKAILVQMGVDGVLVDQLGQKLLEKVGVAWNKRYRKQHGPLRKFLESHPDVFLLKADGTRVAVKQVGHDCSGQQPNKSKIKKAQAENCKASTSHADKTETHSKIPASEVHWFDFDDTQVRPIQEKDIEKQFEGKECAYMLFYRKSQLQRPAEARGNSRYKVPPDLLEEIANLDASLQKQRCSAP; this is encoded by the exons ATGCGGCCTTTCTGTGAGCAG GATAATCTGCCAGATTCTGAATATGAGTATGATCTCTTTTCTGTAATCATCCACAAAGGAGGCTGTTATGGAGGGCATTACCATGCATACATCAAAGATATTGATCAACTGGGCACCTGGTTTTGTCTA GATGAGCAGATGACGGTAGTCAACTTACCAAAAGATTCAACAAATCAAGACCACTTGCTGGAATTGGGGGATCCTGTAGAAATCCTGAAAGCTATTTTAGTACAG ATGGGCGTTGATGGCGTACTGGTAGATCAATTGggccaaaaattgctggagaaagttggTGTTGCATGGAACAAAAGATACCGCAAGCAACATGGACCTTTAAGGAAG tttctggAGAGTCATCCTGATGTGTTTCTGCTCAAAGCAGATGGAACACGAGTTGCTGTAAAACAGGTTGGCCATGACTGTTCGGGGCAacagcccaacaaatccaaaaTCAAGAAAGCACAGGCAGAAAATTGCAAAGCCAGCACCTCGCATGCTGACAAGACGGAAACACACTCCAAGATACCAGCTTCTGAAGTACACTGGTTTGATTTTGATGATACCCAAGTACGGCCTATCCAAGAGAAAGACATTGAGAAGCAATTTGAGGGCAAGGAGTGCGCCTACATGCTGTTTTATAGAAAATCTCAACTACAGCGACCAGCAGAGG CTCGAGGAAATTCGAGATACAAAGTTCCTCCTGACTTACTGGAAGAGATAGCCAACCTGGATGCCAGTCTTCAAAAACAAAG ATGCTCAGCACCCTGA